Genomic segment of Desulfurobacteriaceae bacterium:
GCCTCAGTATCAAGTCCTCCTTCAGGACCAACAATGAAGGATACAGAAGAAGCATTAAAAGATTCGTAATCCTTTAAACTTTTTCCACCTTTTTCCCATAAAACAAAAGAAAGTTCCGTTTTGTTTTCTATCTCAGGAAGTCTCACGGGCTCATTTATCTGGGGCAGTATGTTCCTTCCACACTGCTTAGCAGCGTTTATTACTATTTCGTTCCACCTTCCTAACTTGTTCTCCCAGTTCTTTATAAGCTGGGCATTTGAAGACCTTTTACATATTACAGGAACTATTTCACTTACTCCAAGTTCTGTTGCTTTTTGAATTGCAAGTTCAAATTTTTGAAGTTTATTCATAAGTCCCATGTAGAGGATAGATTTTAGATGGCTATCTCTATTGATGTTCAATTCTTTAAGGACGTTAAGTTTTACAGAGGTTGGTGAGGCAGCTTCTATTTCAGCTAAGTACTCTTTTCCTTCTCCGTCAAAGATTATTATTTCGTCTCCTTTCCTTAACCTTAAAACTTTAAGAACGTGGCGGGCTTCCTGCCCGCGAAGATAAGCAACGTTACCTTTAACTTTATCGACCTTAAACCGTCGCATTACC
This window contains:
- a CDS encoding RsmE family RNA methyltransferase; translation: MRRFKVDKVKGNVAYLRGQEARHVLKVLRLRKGDEIIIFDGEGKEYLAEIEAASPTSVKLNVLKELNINRDSHLKSILYMGLMNKLQKFELAIQKATELGVSEIVPVICKRSSNAQLIKNWENKLGRWNEIVINAAKQCGRNILPQINEPVRLPEIENKTELSFVLWEKGGKSLKDYESFNASSVSFIVGPEGGLDTEA